The DNA region ATCAACATGCACAACAATTAagggtagcgtagctccgggtggcccCCTCCAGGTCAGGGGCCAACCCCGTTAGCTAAACTACTAGTAAAACCCTGGTTACAGATGTCCTGTAGACAGAACATAACTGCATTATATAAGTCAACTTGAAAATGTTGAGGAAATCCTTAAAACTTTAGTGCAAAAGCCAGAACATCTAATGGCCCCACACAGACATTATACTTTGGGCAGCTCATAAATGTCTTTGCAGGTCATAATATGGGTGCGCACACAActgcaattttaaagggaaccttgtcACCATTATAATGCCATccaatctgcaggcatcatgttatagagcaggaggagctgagaagattgatatatagttttgtgggaaaatattCAATATAACCTCTGTCTTAACCATTTAAACCTCTTCTCTTTGTATGATtttcggtccagtgggcggtcctagcaGTGACTAACAGCTTTATTTGTACAAGAGTGAatacagagatagctgtcagtcactgataggaccgcccactggaacgAAAATCCAAGAAAGAGAAGACGTTTAAATGGTGAAACCAGAggttatactgaatattttcccacaaaactatatatcaatcttttctgcttctcctgctctataacatggtgcctacagattggacggcattttcatggtgacacttTCCCTTTTTATTTGCTAGCGCCAACTTACTCAATGGAGCTTTACAGTCATTGCCCACATTGAGGTTCACAATCtacaatcagtatgtctttgaggcATCAAATgaaagccacacacacactccttgtagatgttctttcaccttggtgggatttgaacccagtgctGGAAGGCTAcattgctagccactgagccaccaggTCAGATTTAATTTTCTCTCTTCCTTAATTGTCATCTTATTTTCCATAGAATGATTTACTTTGTCATAATAATACCCCATGGTATACATGGCTTAGAGAAATCTAACATATAATGGCGGCCATAGAGCCAGTAATAGTATTACGGGATGTGTTAGTATATCCCCTGTATGTCCTCTTGATATTTTATCATTATTGCTTGTGCAGCCAAGTCTTTATCACTGCTTACTCTTTTCctatttgtttgttttcctgtttcaCTTTTTGTGCATCTTCTATTATCTTTCATTTTAACTCTTTTCAGTTtggtctttttgattttttttactcaCTTAATATGTGTTACTTTGCTCTCACCCTGCTCCCTGTCTCGGCTTGTGGTAAGCTCCTGCTTTATCTCCCTATGTTCCCTTCTCTCTCCATCTTCTCCCTGCGCAGTTTTTGTGCCCTTCTCGTGCTATAAGTGGGTTTCCGGCGCCTGGCTTCCTGTTGTTAGGGTCCCGCACACTTTATCCCGAGGTGAATAGGAAGTTCACAAGGAAATGTGTAAGGAAAGTCAGGGCACAAGGGAGTAGGGTGAGAGAGAGTAACgcagggacatgtacagtagtaaGGAGAACTTCAAGCGGGCTCTGGGCTGGGAAACCAAAATGATATTTTACAATGTTTAGTATTGATCAATTAGAGAATATTATGACTGCAAGTGACTGCAATTATTATTTTACATGTTCCGCAGCAGTTTAAAACGACTTACAATATATTGCATGTACAATTATAATATATACAGGAAAGGTAGTTATTCAGGTTTCTGCATTTACAGGATTAAAAAGGTAATGGTGCGCATCAATCAAAGAAATAGCACATATCATAGTCCTTCCTGTCTGACAACTAATTATTCTAATTCTGACTATACAGGAAGTCagattaaggccacattcacacgttcagtatttgatgagtttttttacctcagtatttgtaagccaaaaccaggagtgggtgataaatacagaagtggtgacatgtttctattatacttttcctctgattgttccactcctggttttggcttacaaatactgaggtaaaaaactcaccaaatagtgAACAtatgaacgtggcctaaggctggGGCTacagaatgcgccgcacaacgggggcagcggatgctgtttttcaacgcatccgctgccccattgtgaggtgcggggaggcgggggtggagttccggccgcgcatgcgcggtcggaaaagacgggaacgacgcaccaaaaaacgttacaagcaacgttttttggtggcgacagtccgacgcaacacgacgcaaccgtcgcacgacggttgcgacgtgtggcaatgcgtcgcactgcgtcgctaatgcaagtcaatggagaaaaaacgcatcctgcaagcacttttgcaggatgcgttttttctacaaaacgacgcatagcgacgtgcagtgcacgatgctagtgtgaaagtagcctaagtcgcaCACAAGTTGCATGTCTCTTGTGACTTGCATTGAAGTCTATGACAAGTGTGTCACATGCGACCAACGACATATTTAGAAACATTTACAACCCTTTGTGATAGTCACAGGTCGTACCGCGACATCATCGGTATAATTACATCCAATGTTGCATTCTGTAGCTACAATTTCAATGTCATGCGACGCATGGTGCCGAGAAGCCCTGACCCTTCCGCTTTTTTATTACTAGTTTTTAAACATAGATCCCCAGAATATTCTTATTCTTATCTTTGACATTCTATTCATATAGTTGACAATAGATTTATTTCCTTTAATAGAGGTGGATCAGTCTATAAAAATATCAGTTTTTGTCAGTCTTTTCATCACTGATGATGAAGCTGGATAATTATTTTACCACTATTGTTCTAGGTTGGTTGAAATGAACACATGATATGTTCAAGTTGTGCAATCTGTCTTGGTCACACCTAACGCCCAGTAGGAGATTCGCCTACACCGAAGATATATTGCAGTTTCAGGGCATCTCGTCATTTATTTTGTTAGTTTTCTACAcatgtggagaacccctttaaatttaTCCTACCATTCTTATTCCCAATGTCTTAACATGACGGCGCAGATTTAAGTGTTCTGACTGAAAGGTTACTGACCTTTATACAGTAATAGAGCGCTGGCCTCAAATATTCTATCTAATGTGATTTACTAACTTGTCTTAGCCTCAGTGAAAACAAATGCTTAGTTTGTCTTGCCTCTCGGTAATGTATACAGATGTTGGTTTTTAGTAAGATATATGACAGTAAAAATGAAGAAGAGACTAGGGATTTAAAAGGAGCGAGAGGTCATCCATCTCTGTCCCCTGTAGTGCTTCAAACCTACCACCTGCAGGCAGGGACAGAGGTCACATTACAGGGTTAAAGTTCAGGTCGGGAGGTATTTTGTAAGGGAACTCAGACAGCAGACACAAGACTAGGATACTAGTCCCATATCGGCTAGTCACTCCTATGACTAGAGATTAATTGTGatgatcctttaaaaaaaaaatcagccaatACTGATGTTGTCAGCTACTACAGTGTCCTGATAATGCaattacggtatatatatatatatatatatatatatatatatatactgtatattgaccaaaagtattgggacacttaCACATTACACCTATTGGAGCTTTTTTTCACATCCTATTCTAAATGTTAACCAATGTACAAAGcaccagaaaataaaaaaataatatacaaaagCCTGCTGAGTAAAATCCTATAATAAATATCACCAGTGCTAAGTAGAGAAAGAGCAAAACCACTCAGACAGAAGAACCCCAGTACCCCGATGAAtggacagtatatatatatatatatatatatatatatatatatatatatatatatatacatatatatatatatacatatatatatatatatatatatatatatatatatatatatatatatatatatatatatatatatatatatatatattgtggttcttGTATAAATGATTGTTATTATATGATGTATGTCCTAATATAGGCATCCTTTTGGTATGATACCACCATTTGCCATCTTAATAAAGGCATTATAATTGATTAACTAAGTGCTGCCGCCTATATTTTCCGTTCATCGGGGTACTGTGGTTCTTCTATTCTAAATGTATAGACATTAATATGCACCTTCCAGTCTTCTTTGAaagctttctacaagattttggaataTATCTGAGAATTTTGACCTCTTAATGCACTtttcccttttcacatgtaaatcgccatggagtaaatggcgctataataataataataataataataataataataataataataataattaaaaaaaaataataataaaaaagagcatttctgaggtcagacactgatgttggaggagaggTCCTAGCTTGCAATCTCCAtcctagttcatcccaaaggtgtctGATGGTGTTGAGGACAAGTCTCAGTGCAGGGCAGTCAAGTTCTTCCATTCCAAACTGCCCAACCATATCtgtatggaccttgctttgtgcactggggcaCAATCATCCtggaacagaaaagggtcttccccaTACTGTTCCCACAAAGTGGAAGCTACAATTATCCAAAATGTCTTATATGCTGAAGAATTATGATTTACCTTCTATGGAACTAAGGGGCCTGAGACTGACCCcctgaaaacacccccatagtattaTCCCTCCTCCATCAAACATGACATTTGTCACAATGGGGAAAGatgggtaacgttctcctggcatcCATCTAACTCAGACTTGTCCACTAGACGTTAGATAGAGAAGCGTGATACATCACTCTAACACGTTTCCGCTGCTTTAGATTCTAGTGGCATTGGGATTTACACCACTCtgacacttggcattgtgcttggtgatgtaaggcttataTGCAGCTGCCCGGCCATGAAAACCCATGTCATGAAGCTTCTGGtgcacagtttttgtgctgataTTAATGTCACAAGAGGTTAGGAGTCATCGGAGCATTGGTGACTTTTCTGTAACTTTATTTGGTTTCTTCTTCATGGCTGAGATTTTTGGGTTCATAAACACTTTCActtttcaataatatcactcacagttcAACGGTGAATATTTAGGAAGAAAGAATAGTCCCGAACTGACTTGTGATATCAGTGCCATTACAGGACAGTGCTGCTATCAGTGATCTCTTTACAACAACCCATTCCATCACAAGCATTATTAAGGGCCGGTGGCATGGCTCGGGGCCGGATGTTACACATCTGTGGTAATGGGACTGAATAAAAAACCTGAATTCTATTATTAAGAcatgtgtcccaatacttttgtccatacggTGAATAACACTGGATCTTCTCTGGTACTTACGAAAAAGTTTTGTGTTTTCATATTTTTCTTGCAGTCTATTCAGTATTAGTCGTCTATATATATATTGGTATACTTATTTATCTAATTAATCTCTTTACAATTCATAGTAAAATGAGCAACAAAAGACATACATTTGTACAGATTGTACAGAGACTTGCAATGGATATAGATTGTTCAAAGGCATGAAAAAGATTAATGTTCCTACATATATTCTTATCAATGGTCTATATTATGTTTTCTACAGCTGTGCGAAATGACAGGaacaagaaaaagaaagaaataaaagaaGAGGTGGTGGTACCAGACAACTACGAGATGCCTCCCGAGATGGAAGAACTTATCCAGAAAGTTAGCAAAGCTCATCAGGAAACCTTCCCTTCTCTCTGCCAGCTTGGCAAATACACTACGGTAAGAGATGGAGGAAGATGTGAGATACTGAAGTACTTCACAGGATACTGAAGTGCTTCACGGGAATCTATCAAACCATGGGTAGCATGAATCAGTGTCCGTCTAAAGGATTGCAgccaggcagtggcgtaactaccacggtcgcagcggtcgccgctgtgACCGGGCCCGGCGGATCAGGGgcctggcaggtcagaggcacccaacaccatgttgcagcgcAGGAGATCCCTCCCGCACGGcaacagtccaaggcgtatctagggggagggggcagccagggcaatggcatgtgagagataggaagcagAGCTCCAGTCAGCAcagtgagacagcttctcctgctctgcagccccaggacagaaggcgagagcaggggcgaGGTGCGAGACAGAGCTGCCCTGCCCTCCACCACACTGGGCCCCTGCCCTCCCCACACTGGGCCCCTGCCCGCCCCAAACTGGGCCCCTTCCCTTCCCACACTGGGCCCCTGCCCTTCCCACACTGGGCCCCTGCCCTTCCCACAGTGGGTCCCTGCCCTCCCCACACTGAGCCCCTGCCCTCCCCACACTgggccactgccctcccactctgggcccctGCCCTCCCCACACTGGGCCCCTGCCCTTCCCACACTGGGCTTCTGCCCTCCCGACACTGGGCCGCTGCCCTTCCCACACTGGGCCCCTGCCCTTCCCACACTGGGCCGCTGCCCTCCCCACACTGGGCCCCTGCCCTTCCCACACTgggccactgccctcccactctgggcccctGCCCTCCCCACACTGGGCCCCTGCCCTCCCACTCTGGGTCACTGCCCTCCCCACACTGGGCCCCTGTCCTCCCCACACTGGGCCCCTGCCCTCCCCACACTTTGCCCCTGCCCTCCCCACACTTTGCCCCTGCCCTCCCCACACTGGGCTCCTGCCCTCCCCACACTgggccactgccctcccactctgggccactgccctcccactctggGTCACTGCCCTCCCCACACTGGGCCCCTGCCCTCCCCCACACTTTGCCCCTGCCTTCCCCACACTGGGCCCTGCCCTCCCCACACTTTTCCCCTGCCCTCCCCACACTTTTCCCTTGCCCTCCCCACACTGGGCCGCTGCCCTCCCACTCTGGGTCACGGCCCTCCCCACACTgggccactgccctcccactctggGTCACTGCCCTCCCCACACTGGGCCCCTGCCCTCCTCACACCGTTCCCCTGCCCTCCCCACACTGGGCCCCTGCCCTCCCCACACTGGGTCCCTGCCCTCCCCACACTGGGCCCCTGCCCTCCCCACATGGGTCCCTGCCCTCCCCACACTGGGCCACCTCCTCGCTCAGCTCTGCCCATTTTTCAAAAAGTCTGAGCTGCACAAATAGTCTTCAATTTTCCATCAGAATTCTGGCGTGAAGCTGTTTAATGAGTCGTGGCCCATGTTCTCTTATTTTTTTGGTCTGCTTTGGTaacagttttatattttttttgcagaATTCCAGCGCTGACCAAAGAGTGCAACTAGATCTTGGCCTATGGGATAAATTCAGTGAACTTGCCACCAAATGCATCATCAAGATAGTGGAGTTTGCCAAACGCTTGCCCGGCTTCACCACCTTGACCATCGCCGACCAAATAACCTTGTTGAAAGCCGCTTGCCTTGACATCCTGGTGAGTAATGCTCTTGATCATGACATACTTATTACTGCTGCCATTCTGCAAAAATAGTTTGAAGTTTCCATTCCTGCATTGCTTATCTCACAATATATCACTTCCTGCCCAAAGCATTCACACCACTGAGGCTCACCACAGAGCAGCAAGTGATTGGCATGGCACAGATACAGACGCCGTCACAGGACTGGTCTCGGTCACCTTCTTGACTGCGAGTTTTATTAGACTTTTGGTATTCGCTATGAGTATAattgctgaatcggcatgagaaagaCTTACAAGTGCATAGAATCTACAAATCTATGACTTGtgtccatgcaaaaaaaaaaaagaagtttctcaTCTACAGTAGTTTACTGTTGGATTGTTCATAGAACAGTTTTCCTTTCAGATCTTTTATGTGTGAGATGTAATCACTGAGCAAACATTACACTGTCTTATGTGACATCACTGAAATTCTGGGAATTTCCTCACTTCCTAAACTAAAAAGCCTCTTTGCCTTCAAAAAATAATTGTATATATCTGACCCCCGATATGTCACTATTCAAGACCTTCTCTTACTTATATAACTGCCCCACTCCTATGTTACAAGCATGTTCCATAATtcatagcaaaaaaaataaatttttttctcAATTCTTCCAGATGCTGCGAATTTGCACACGTTACACTCCCGAACAAGACACCATGACTTTTTCAGATGGTTTGACCTTGAACCGGACTCAGATGCACAATGCCGGTTTTGGTCCTCTCACAGACTTggtttttgcctttgccggtcagtTGCTCCCGTTGGAAATggatgacacagaaacaggactcttGAGCGCCATCTGCCTAATCTGTGGAGGTATTACAaacattgaggttttttttttgttttgtttttttttggctcaTTTATAAGATAGTGGCCTGGAGACTTTTTAGCTCACTTCCTTTAGTCGCATTATGACTGTCaaaacctgaagtggttaaaaaagtgattaaaaaaaacgTAACATGTGCCCAGCAAGTCATTTTAACATTAATTCTTTTTTGGTGTTTTCTTAGttctttttcaggtgggttccaataatccgcctgaaaaagatgtcatgtgcacatacTATTTGACACTTTATTTTTCCTTGTGCAACCTTTTGGTGGTTGACTTACTTGACACTAATATTTTGCTCCAACATTTTGGAGCAGTTTTGTGCACTTAAGACTCCTATAGGCCACTTTCATTGGAAAATCTGGTACACAACATTTGCACCAGTTTTTCGCCAATGGTTTAGAGACCCCCATACAAATTAGATAAAAGTCAGCAAACCCCACAGATTTCTGTTGAATCGCCTCATTATTATTACGCTTTGCTTATACATCGCTATCATGTTCCACAGCGctatacagacatcatcactgtctccattggagctcacaatctaaattccttatcagtatgcctttggaatgtgggaggaaacccacgcaaacacggggagaacatgcaaactcattgcagatgttgtccttggtgggatttgaacccagggctccagcgctgcatggctgctgtgctaaccactcagTCAAGTGTTCCTGTGAATGGTGGAATTAGTAGAGCCATCGGCTGATTGATCAGCCATCTGATGTGTACAGCTAGCTCTACATGATGAAATGCCACCTCTCTAACAGAATGTGACTCTCCCATAGCATAGTAGATGCCCTGTGGTTTTGGTTATTCACATGCTTATTAGGCTATATAGCATATTAATGTATCCACTTATCATGCGAAATGCCCAATCAATATGCTAATCATGCTCCATGTAATCATGCGGAACTAAGAAGGAAAAGAAACTGATAGGGCCTCTTAGTGTAATGTTATTCCAATGCCATGGTATTAAGTCTTGCATATGCATTGCTCACCATAGATCGGATGGATTTGGAAGAGCCAGAAAAGGTAGAAAAGCTCCAGGAGCCATTACTGGAAGCCCTTAAATTTTACGCTCGAAGACGAAGACCCAACAAGCCATACATGTTTCCTCGCATGCTTATGAAGATCACAGATTTGAGAGGAATCAGCACCAAAGGTAATAAAATAATTCTCTGATTTTACCATGTATTGTGTATAACCATTTCTAATTCCCCAGGTGACACAGCGAGACGCCATATCGTTATTGGATATGATTCTCTTATTATAACAATTGCAGAAATGATCTCTCTTaacatgtctgttttagtaaaaATAAAGATTCCCCATGATATAACTCTTCTAGA from Ranitomeya variabilis isolate aRanVar5 chromosome 3, aRanVar5.hap1, whole genome shotgun sequence includes:
- the RARG gene encoding retinoic acid receptor gamma isoform X2, which codes for MANSSKERLCGSGAPLGHVNGFPPSVYPFAFSGGMRSSPPFEMLANGNFFRNFPTDLPKEMASLSVETQSTSSEEMVPSSPSPPPPPRIYKPCFVCNDKSSGYHYGVSSCEGCKGFFRRSIQKNMVYTCHRDKNCQINKVTRNRCQFCRLQKCFQVGMSKEAVRNDRNKKKKEIKEEVVVPDNYEMPPEMEELIQKVSKAHQETFPSLCQLGKYTTNSSADQRVQLDLGLWDKFSELATKCIIKIVEFAKRLPGFTTLTIADQITLLKAACLDILMLRICTRYTPEQDTMTFSDGLTLNRTQMHNAGFGPLTDLVFAFAGQLLPLEMDDTETGLLSAICLICGDRMDLEEPEKVEKLQEPLLEALKFYARRRRPNKPYMFPRMLMKITDLRGISTKGAERAITLKMEIPGPMPPLIREMLENPEAFEDGAETPKPSEPPSSESSEGSPTEEDSSGSKTP
- the RARG gene encoding retinoic acid receptor gamma isoform X1, which encodes MANSSKERLCGSGAPLGHVNGFPPSVYPFAFSGGMRSSPPFEMLANGNFFRNFPTDLPKEMASLSVETQSTSSEEMVPSSPSPPPPPRIYKPCFVCNDKSSGYHYGVSSCEGCKGFFRRSIQKNMVYTCHRDKNCQINKVTRNRCQFCRLQKCFQVGMSKEVGVFLDAVRNDRNKKKKEIKEEVVVPDNYEMPPEMEELIQKVSKAHQETFPSLCQLGKYTTNSSADQRVQLDLGLWDKFSELATKCIIKIVEFAKRLPGFTTLTIADQITLLKAACLDILMLRICTRYTPEQDTMTFSDGLTLNRTQMHNAGFGPLTDLVFAFAGQLLPLEMDDTETGLLSAICLICGDRMDLEEPEKVEKLQEPLLEALKFYARRRRPNKPYMFPRMLMKITDLRGISTKGAERAITLKMEIPGPMPPLIREMLENPEAFEDGAETPKPSEPPSSESSEGSPTEEDSSGSKTP
- the RARG gene encoding retinoic acid receptor gamma isoform X3 gives rise to the protein MYDCVEAFPLMPRPLYDMGAQGACMLRKAGCFGGLDPFGWMQSHSLQSVETQSTSSEEMVPSSPSPPPPPRIYKPCFVCNDKSSGYHYGVSSCEGCKGFFRRSIQKNMVYTCHRDKNCQINKVTRNRCQFCRLQKCFQVGMSKEVGVFLDAVRNDRNKKKKEIKEEVVVPDNYEMPPEMEELIQKVSKAHQETFPSLCQLGKYTTNSSADQRVQLDLGLWDKFSELATKCIIKIVEFAKRLPGFTTLTIADQITLLKAACLDILMLRICTRYTPEQDTMTFSDGLTLNRTQMHNAGFGPLTDLVFAFAGQLLPLEMDDTETGLLSAICLICGDRMDLEEPEKVEKLQEPLLEALKFYARRRRPNKPYMFPRMLMKITDLRGISTKGAERAITLKMEIPGPMPPLIREMLENPEAFEDGAETPKPSEPPSSESSEGSPTEEDSSGSKTP
- the RARG gene encoding retinoic acid receptor gamma isoform X4, which gives rise to MYDCVEAFPLMPRPLYDMGAQGACMLRKAGCFGGLDPFGWMQSHSLQSVETQSTSSEEMVPSSPSPPPPPRIYKPCFVCNDKSSGYHYGVSSCEGCKGFFRRSIQKNMVYTCHRDKNCQINKVTRNRCQFCRLQKCFQVGMSKEAVRNDRNKKKKEIKEEVVVPDNYEMPPEMEELIQKVSKAHQETFPSLCQLGKYTTNSSADQRVQLDLGLWDKFSELATKCIIKIVEFAKRLPGFTTLTIADQITLLKAACLDILMLRICTRYTPEQDTMTFSDGLTLNRTQMHNAGFGPLTDLVFAFAGQLLPLEMDDTETGLLSAICLICGDRMDLEEPEKVEKLQEPLLEALKFYARRRRPNKPYMFPRMLMKITDLRGISTKGAERAITLKMEIPGPMPPLIREMLENPEAFEDGAETPKPSEPPSSESSEGSPTEEDSSGSKTP